A single Anabas testudineus chromosome 10, fAnaTes1.2, whole genome shotgun sequence DNA region contains:
- the LOC113160105 gene encoding uncharacterized protein LOC113160105, with translation MYMLYVHACMVVIDYILSSALIQPTEVRQQIAFVVAEIGGNVTLQCLVSEKEGKFVHWYKQSLGYMVQTVATGSYTELKLHGQFNNSRFTVTESKSQYFLTIRNVTKEDEATYSCQTGTAYSQTFANSTYLAVNEQNQQKSVYVKQSPETESAQLGDAVYLQCSLLSKNKENKVQFGEHNVYWFRPGSGGSHPSLIYTHRSRSDEQDEMSCSYSLSKTIQDSSDTGTYYCAVVTCGEILFGDGTKVETRQQLDPVVAVLGILLTFSVIVIAILIFSRD, from the exons ATGTATATGTTATATGTCCATGCATGTATGGTTGTAATAGATTATATCTTATCTTCAGCCCTGATCCAACCCACAGAGGTTCGTCAGCAGATCGCTTTCGTTGTGGCTGAAATTGGTGGAAATGTTACATTGCAATGTCTAGTGTCTGAGAAGGAAGGCAAATTCGTCCATTGGTATAAACAGTCTCTTGGGTACATGGTCCAAACTGTTGCTACAGGAAGTTATACTGAACTAAAACTTCATGGACAATTTAACAATTCACGTTTCACAGTCACAGAGTCGAAGTCTCAGTATTTTCTTACAATCAGAAATGTCACCAAAGAGGATGAAGCAACTTACTCCTGTCAAACTGGAACAGCATATTCACAAACCTTTGCTAATAGCACCTACCTGGCTGTGAATg AACAGAATCAGCAGAAATCTGTCTATGTGAAACAAAGTCCAGAGACTGAGTCAGCCCAGCTGGGTGATGCAGTGTATCTCCAGTGTTCACTTCTCTccaagaataaagaaaataaagtccAGTTTGGTGAACACAATGTGTACTGGTTCAGACCAGGATCAGGAGGATCCCACCCAAGCCTCATTTACACTCACAGGAGCCGCAGTGATGAACAAGACGAGATGAGCTGTTCTTACAGTTTGTCCAAAACTATACAGGACTCTTCTGATACTGGGACTTACTACTGTGCTGTGGTCACATGTGGAGAGATCTTGTTTGGTGACGGAACAAAAGTGGAGACAA GACAACAGTTGGATCCGGTTGTTGCTGTGCTCGGGATACTGTTGACCTTCAGTGTGATTGTTATCGCTATCTTAATTTTCTCAAGAGACTAA
- the LOC113160100 gene encoding uncharacterized protein LOC113160100: MILFWITLLLHQGDALISVTTVQLGDPVTFKCFFPDAEYSNTRVKWYKQSTGDTLTLITTLMKATTDPVFEKGFSHSRFHVNHTQTKSTLTILTTVESDEAIYHCAVSTWSKDQWSGSYLDLKENSKRRSRYTVIQWPTVSDPVRPGDSVALQCSVFSVIKNKTCPGDHSVYWFRAGSDESHSNIIYTGGNDECEKRSDSVKSCVHRFSKNVSSSDAGTYYCAVATCGEIVFGQGTKLDIQETSLSPGIFGVLQDNIILLLLCAVLVITLVSTSLFVYATKENKCDCCNATVSLQRNVAKANLKRDKDTWIYSTAVFTMLKTGSGGMRDPKAVDRERIYAAVKAFGLN; this comes from the exons ATGATTCTTTTCTGGATTACACTGCTTCTTCATCAAGGAG atGCACTGATCTCGGTGACCACAGTCCAACTGGGTGATCCTGTGACTTTCAAGTGTTTTTTCCCTGATGCGGAGTACAGCAATACACGAGTGAAGTGGTACAAACAGAGCACTGGTGATACCCTCACATTAATTACTACACTGATGAAAGCTACTACAGATCCTGTATTTGAAAAAGGATTTAGTCACTCGCGATTCCATGTAAACCACACCCAAACAAAAAGCACTCTGACAATTTTGACGACAGTTGAATCAGATGAGGCCATATATCACTGTGCAGTCAGTACTTGGAGTAAGGATCAGTGGAGTGGCTCGTATTTGGATTTAAAAG aaaacagtaaaagaagaTCAAGGTATACTGTTATTCAGTGGCCGACAGTCTCTGATCCAGTCCGTCCAGGAGACTCGGTGGCTCTTCAGTGTTCAGTCTTCTCTGTCATTAAGAACAAGACGTGTCCAGGAGATCACAGTGTgtactggttcagagctggatcAGATGAATCTCATTCAAACATCATCTACACTGgtggaaatgatgaatgtgaGAAGAGATCTGACTCTGTGAAGAGCTGTGTTCATCGCTTCTCTAAGAATGTCAGCTCCTCTGATGCTGGgacttattactgtgctgtggccacatgtggaGAAATCGTTTTTGGACAAGGGACTAAATTGGACATTCAAg AAACCAGTTTGTCACCAGGCATCTTTGGTGTTTTACAAGATAATATAATTCTGCTTCTACTTTGTGCTGTCTTGGTTATAACTTTGGTCTCTACATCCTTGTTTGTTTATGCCACAAAGGAGAACAAATGTGATTGTTGCAATG cCACTGTTTCCTTGCAAAGAAATGTTGCAAAAGCAAATTTGAAG AGAGATAAAGACACATGGATTTATTCAACTGCTGTCTTTACCATGCTCAAAACCGGCAGTGGTGGAATGAGAGATCCAAAGGcagtggacagagagaggatcTATGCTGCTGTCAAAGCTTTTGGATTGAATTAG
- the LOC113160964 gene encoding uncharacterized protein LOC113160964: protein MTGQLGALILLSTVSLIHPTEVRQQIAFVVAEIGGNVTLRCLVSEKEGKFVHWYKQSLGYMVQTVATGSYTEQKLHGQFNNSRFTVTESESQYFLTIRNVIKEDEATYSCQSGTAYSQTFVNSTYLAVNEQNQQKSVHVKRCPQTESVQPGDAVNLQCSLLFKDKENKVHFGEHNVYWFRPGSGGSHPSLIYTHRSRSDEQDEMNCSYSLSKTIQDSSDAGTYYCAVVTCGKILFGEGTNVETSMFKVLS, encoded by the exons ATGACTGGACAGCTGGGTGCTTTGATTCTTCTTAGTACAGTCT CCCTGATCCACCCCACAGAGGTTCGTCAGCAGATCGCTTTTGTTGTGGCTGAAATTGGTGGAAATGTTACATTGCGATGTCTAGTGTCTGAGAAGGAAGGCAAATTTGTCCATTGGTATAAACAGTCTCTTGGGTACATGGTCCAAACTGTTGCTACAGGAAGTTATACTGAACAAAAACTTCATGGACAATTTAACAATTCACGTTTTACAGTCACAGAGTCGGAGTCTCAGTATTTTCTTACAATCAGAAACGTCATCAAAGAGGATGAAGCAACTTACTCCTGTCAAAGTGGAACAGCATATTCACAAACCTTTGTTAATAGCACCTACCTGGCTGTGAATg AACAGAATCAGCAGAAATCTGTCCATGTGAAACGATGTCCGCAGACTGAGTCCGTCCAACCGGGTGATGCAGTGAATCTCCAGTGTTCACTTCTCTTCaaggacaaagaaaataaagtccACTTTGGTGAACACAATGTGTACTGGTTCAGACCAGGATCAGGAGGATCCCACCCAAGCCTCATTTACACTCACAGGAGCCGCAGTGATGAACAAGATGAGATGAACTGTTCTTACAGTTTGTCCAAAACTATACAGGATTCCTCTGATGCTGGGACTTACTACTGTGCTGTGGTCACATGTGGAAAGATTTTGTTTGGTGAAGGAACGAATGTCGAGACAAGTATGTTCAAAGTCCTCTCGTAA
- the LOC113160704 gene encoding ribonuclease-like 3: protein MEIRFVCLLLVLLGTIVLSQDANIRPRYEKFINQHINGQMRENRCDDVIRSRRITQTNSNDCKETNTFIRAGTGLVRGICGDAGAPYGLMRRSLKPFNVVVCKLKNQSRYPHCQYRGQDRTRYIVIACDQGFPVHFEEDIILNN, encoded by the coding sequence ATGGAGATCCGGTTCGTCTGCTTGCTGCTGGTGCTCCTCGGTACCATTGTGCTCTCTCAGGATGCAAATATTAGACCTCGCTATGAAAAGTTCATAAACCAGCACATCAATGGGCAGATGAGGGAAAATCGCTGTGATGATGTGATACGAAGTAGAAGAATCACACAAACCAATAGCAATGACTGTAAGGAGACCAACACCTTCATACGAGCTGGCACCGGCTTGGTCAGGGGCATTTGTGGAGATGCTGGAGCTCCGTATGGTCTGATGAGGAGAAGCCTCAAACCCTTCAACGTTGTTGTCTGTAAGCTGAAAAATCAGTCCAGGTACCCACACTGTCAGTACCGTGGTCAAGATCGCACCAGATACATTGTAATCGCATGTGATCAAGGTTTTCCTGTGCACTTTGAAGAAGACATTATACTCAACAACTAA